The genomic window CCGTTATCAGCAAAAAGTTCTATAGATGCTACATCCAGGATCAAGCTAATATTGATTTTCTTATCGGCCAGTAACCTGGGTGCACTATGTTTTTTGGCAAATCCTTTTTCAAATGATGTTTCACCAGATAGTGTCCGGTCAATAAAGTAACTGTTGTTCTTTTTGTCGTAGCCTATAATCAGCTTTTGACCGCTAACGTTCGATAATATAATATTAAGGTCGTTGGCATTTTCAAGGCTAAGATCAAGTTTGAACTTTCCGTCCAGCGGCTTGGCATATGCAGAAAGGTCAATCTCCTTATCAATAGTAACAGGTCCTTTCTTATAAACAGGCTTTAATGATGACGAAATTTCCTTTACAGGTAACGAACCAAGATAATAATCTCCATCTACACTTGCGAGCGATAAATCTCTGGCGATTGTCATAGCACCGCGCCAGGCCTTGGTAGGCACCTGGTTGGCATACTGCCAGTTATTCATCCAGCCAAGAAATATCTTCCTGTCGCCGGTGTTAGACCAGGTAACCCCTGCATAATTATCGGTTCCATAATCTACCCATTTCTCTTTTGTAGAATTTGGCACGAATTTATTCCCGTCAAAGTTCCCTGTAAAATACTGCGTTGCAGAACCTCCGTTAGGGCCTCCGGGATTTATGCTTACTAAAAGCACCCATACCGTTTTACCATTGCTTTTGAGTGGGAATAGATCAGGGCATTCCCAAACCCCACCATGGGCGCCCAGGTTGGCTCCAAAATCACTTTCGCGTTTCCAGGCTTTAAGATCTGGGGAGGAATAGAAAGTAATCCTGTCCTTTGTAGCTAAGGTCATGATCCATTTTTTGCCTTGTTCATACCACATCACCTTTGGATCCCTGAAATCGCTGATCCCAGGGTTTGGGAGCACAGGATTACCCTTATATTTAGTCCACGTTTTGCCCTCATCATTACTATAAGCAATACTCTGGTATTGGTGCAGGCCAGTCTTAACCTCTTCGATTTTTTGGTTATGGTGCGTAAATATTGCAACCATAGCGTTTTTACCAAATCCTGCGGTATTGTCTTTATCGATTACGATACTTCCCGAAAAAATAGTGCCCAGGCTATCAGGATAAAGTGCTATCGGCTTTTCCTCCCAGTGAAGGAAATCTTGGGTTGTAGCATGTCCCCAGTGCATGGGCCCCCAGGTTGTACCTCCGGGATGATACTGAAAGAAAAGATGGTAAACACCATTAGAATACACCATTCCGTTAGGATCATTCATCCAATGTGCCTTTGGTGAGAAATGGAAAGCTGGCCTGTATTTTTCGCCTCCTGTAGATTGGGCTTTAGAACCGACAGAAAATAGGCAAAAAAGCAAAAAGAATATCGATCTTATAAATTTGTTTTTCATGTTATATTTTTTTAAAATTTAAACAAATATCCAGGGAAGGCTCCCTGGACATTAGAAATATTACCATCCGTTGTTTTGTTTATACACCCCGCTACTAAAGTTAATCTGATTTAATGGAATTGGGAAATATTCATCCCTCCCTGCCGTAAACCTGGCATCTGAGAGATGGGCAACCCTTGATTTTTCGACCGTAAAATAAGCGTTCATAGTCTGCGCAGCAACCCCCCACCTCACCAAATCAAAAAAGTGATAACCTTCTGTAGCGAATTCAAGTCTTCTTTCAAATCTTAAGGCCTGTCTTGCAAAATCCTGGGTCCAGGTACAATTTACCCCAGGTTGATAGAGTTGAACATTATAGTTTGAAGTTGGGTTTCCGGCAGCATTTTTCAATAGGTTACGACTTAGGTTTGCACGGTTTCTAACCTGATTGATCAGCGGAACAGCTTCCAATGGCCGCCCCAGCTCTATCAGCGCTTCTGCTTTCCAAAGCAACACATCTGAGTAGCGGATGATCTCCCAGTTTTTCGAACTTCCGATAAATGGTGGTACTTTCTGAAAAGAAGCGTCATCGGGAAGTACTGCTTCTTTCATACTGGCAAACGCATCATAAATAGCTGGTGCTCTTGACCACGAGCGCTGGAATACAAATGCTGGCTTATATTTAAAAGGTGCACCTGGTTTGGCCACGGTATGATCAAGTCGTGGATCGAATGAACTGCTCTGAAAGTCGAGAGAAGCTGCCGCATCTGTATTGTTGTAGGTGGAAAAAAGAGGCAATCCGTCGGTTCCTGTTTTAAAAGCATTGATCAGGTCATGGCTGGGCACATTAAAACCGCAGCATCCATACTCCTGATTCATCGGATAGTTAAGCGCATGCCCATAATCCAGCCTCCCCTTTGGCGTACCATCATCTTTTGAATACTGGATGGCAAAAACAGATTCCGGGCCGTTATCAGAAGCAGCTAAAAAGTTGCTGGCATAATCAGTGCTCAAGCTGAATTTGCCCGATGCGATGATCTCGTCACATAATGTGTTTATTTCATTTAATTTAGCAGCATCAATACCGCTTACCGCGTTATTTTCGCTTTGGGTATAGGCCTGGTACAACAGCACTTTGGCCAGATATGCTTTTGCCACATTTTTGTTTACCCTGCCCTTATCGTTCTGATCTATCGGCAGCGCTGTAACGGCCGCTCTAAAATCATCTGCAATCTTCGTCCAAAGCGCATCGTTACTCAAGGCCTTGTTGGAAATGGACGGATAGTCGGCCTTTGCCATATTCTCATCGATAAAGGGAACATATTTGAAAAGAATCTTTAGCAGAAAATAAAAATGCCCTCTCAAAAAGCGAAGTTCTCCCTGGCGTTGAACCTTGTTTGGATATTCAGTGGCAGACATGGCATCAACTCTTCTCAACGCATCATTAGCTCGACCGACACCAACATACAGCCTGGACCATAATTGATCGATAAGCCCATTATCAGGCCTGTTAAGGGAAAATGTTTCAAACAAATGGAACTCTGACAGGTCGCCGGGGCCATCCCCTCCTTTATACGTGTCTCCTCCACGAACACTTCCATACGGCCACATACTGGAATATGGCGAAGTATAGTGATCATTTCCAAGTGCAGAATAAGCTGCAATAACCATTTTATCAATATTCTCGGGAGTATTCAGATCATCGCCGGAAACTACGCCCTGTGCTGGCTCATCAAGGGCTTTTTCGCATGAGAAGAATAGGGTAGCGAAGAATGCCAGTGTATATATTAATTTTTTCATCTTTTGATATATCTAATTTTACAATGTAATATTTACCCCAAGGGTACCAACAACCGGCACAGGAAATCCATAATTGGGAATCTCAGGATCAGTACCCGTAAAAGATTTGCTCTTTATGGTAAACAGGTTACTGCCCTGAACGAATATCCTGAAGTTCTGTATTTTCATATTCAGTGCCTTTTTAAGATTATAACCAACCTGCAGGTTGCGCAGCTTGAGATAAGATCCGTTTTCAATAAAGTAAGTAGAGAATCTTCCTTCATTATTGCGGTCTACAAGAGTGAGCGCTGGAATGGTAGAAGCTGGATTTGAAGGGCTCCACGCATCAAGCGTCCTGCTGCCCCAGTTCGTACCTGTCCAAAGCGAAGAAAAATCGGTATAGGTTTTAAAATCATTCACCACGTCCACATTGATGGCCTGCAGGAAAAAACTCATATCGAAGTTTTTATAACTAAGGGAAACATTCAGTCCATAAGTGAACTTAGGACTATTGTCCCCTATAAAGTCGCGGTCCAGATCGTTAATCACTCCATCATTGTTTAAATCTTTATATTTAATCCTGCCTAATCCTTTTCCAGGCTGGCTGGCATAAGCATCCACTTCTGCCTGCGAAGTAAAGAGGCCATCGGCAACATATCCAAAGTAGGAGTTTATGGGCCTTCCGAGTACGTTTTTATCCGTACCATTGCCGGGATAGGAAGCAAGTACATCTTTAGGCAGATAAGTCACCTTGTTCCTGTAGAGCGAAAAGTTACCCGTCAGACTGAAGCTAAAATCATCACCAATCTTATCTTCATAGGTAAGAATCGCATCAAGCCCTTTGTTCTGGAGGGAAGCCCCATTACTGTACCTGTTTCCTCCATCTCCAAGTACAGCCAGGTAAGCAGGACTGATTAGAATATCTGAGGTTTTCTTAATAAAATAATCAACAGAACCGGTAAGCTTATTGTTCCATAAACCAAAGTCTAAACCAAAATTCGACTCTCTTAGCGATTCCCATTTCAGGTTGTCGTTGCCCTGTTGGATAAAGGCAAAGCCAGAAGGCAGCTGACCTGTGCCTCCACCTGTGATATCATATGCGGTACCCTTATCAAAGTCCCATGTCGGGTCTGTCCCGTAAATAGCAGAGTATAGCGAGCTGGTAGCATTGTTGGGGATTTCCTGGTTACCAGACCGGCCCCAGCCGTACCGAAGCTTCAGATCAGAAAACAGCCCCAGATCCTTTATAAACTTTTCTTCGCTCATCCTCCAACCAAGTGAGAAAGCAGGGAAAGTACCGTATCGGTTATCTTTACCAAAACGCGAAGAGCCGTCTCTCCTTAAGGTTACAGAAGCAATATAACGATCGTTGTAGCTGTAATTGACCTTACCGAAGTAAGACAGCAGTTTGTTTCCTGCCCCACTTCCCCCGTTGAGGGTATTTGTGCTACCTACGTTAAGGTAGGCATAATCAATATTTTCCAGCGCAAGCCCTTGTCTGCTTGCAGAAAACTCCTGACTGATGTTCTTTATGTATTCCTGACCGGCAAGTATTTCCAGGTTATGTTTTTCCCTGGTGATCTTATAGTTAAGGGTATTCTGCCAGATGATATTACCCTGATAGGTCTGTGAATTGCTCACCTGGTTTGCAGGATCTGCCAAAAAGCCCGAAACATATGATTTCTTTAACAGGCGCTGATAGCTCCCATTATAGTCTACACCGAAATTTGTCCTGAAGTTCAGCCCGGGAACGATCTGGTAATCCGCGTACGCATTTCCGAAAAACCTGTAGAAATTGTAGGTGTTTTGCTTATTGTCCTCTATTAACCTAACCGGGTTTTGCCTATCGGTCATTCCTGCTGCAGGGCCTCCCCATCCTCCGCTTGTGGTATATACCGGCACAATAGGTTGCTGTACGAGCGAGGCAAAAAGGATATCGCTTGTCGGGATCTGGGCATTCTTAATGTAGCTTGCTGAAAAATTCTCCCCAATCTTTAATTTGCCGTCGAGATAATTATAATCAGAATTGAATCTTGCCGTATATTTCCGGCTTCTTGACTCCTTTACGATACCCTTATTATCATAATAACCAACCGAAAAAAGACTGTTTCCCCGTTCACCGCCATTGGAAAGAGCTGCATCATACGATTGGATAATCGAATTTTGTGCAATCTCATCAAACCAGTAGGTATCTGCAGGCTTCATGGTCTTCGCCGCATCGATGTATTCCGGAAAGATCACACGGTTGAGTACCGGGTTGTTAATATTATTGTTCCAGTCATACTGATAAATCTGGTTATTATTAGGGTTGGCTTTATCGTTTACCGCCGCCTGCCAGTAGGCACGGCCTCTTTCCTCGGCATTAAGCGTTTTAAGTTTGGTGGCGTAATTCTGAATGGATGTAGAGGCATTGAAGTCAATCTTTGAATAGCCTTTTTTGGCTTTTTTTGTAGTGATGATGATTACCCCATTCGCTGCACGTGAACCATAAATAGTAGCCGATGATGCATCTTTAAGCACCTGAATGGATTCAATGTCGTTCTGGTTTAACTGTTCCAAGCCGTTTTTGGTTGGAACTCCATCGATAACATAAAGCGGGTCGTTATTGCCCAGGGTTCCAATGCCGCGGATTCTTACTGTTGCCTGACCGGTTGGAGAACCGTCGGTGGTAATCAGTACCCCTGGTACCCTTCCCTGAAGAGACTTTACAGCATTACCAGAAGGGATATCCCTGATCTTTGAAACATCAACTACATTGACCGCTCCGGTGATGTCTTTCTTGCGTTCCTTTTGGTAACCCGTAACTACGACCTCGTTGAGCTTATTGATAGCGATGTCGAGTTTGACCTTAAGATTGGCCGATTCTGCGGTAATCGGAATGGTTAATGGTTCAGCTCCAATATAAATGAACCTAAGCGACTGACCGGCAGAAGCTTCAATTTTAAAACTGCCATTAGCATCTGTGGTTACCGTTTTTTGGGTACCTACGATCACTATGGTTACAGCCTCCAGAGGGATGGACTCATTGTCGGTGACAACGCCACTGATTACCCTGGTCTGGCCAAATGCCAGGCCCATTACCATACAGGCAAAAAGCCAGGTAAGGAAAATTTTTCTCATAAAAATTCAGATTTGGTTAGTATTTATTAATGTTCAGTTAAAATATTTCGTCAATAAACTTTTTGTATTCTTCAATCTCATATTCCGGACAGCCCCCCTTTTTGGTGGCAATAAAAGCGCCCATTCCGATCGCATTTTTTATAATGGTTTTTGGTGCCAGCCCCAATTGATGATTGGCAATGAAGGCTGCCAGAAATGAATCTCCACTCCCAATGGTATCGTTAACCTTTACTTCAGATCCCCAGGCATGGTAGGATTGATCCATTCTATAATAGGAAGCCCCAAATTCGCCTTTGGTTACGATTACCTCCGGAACACTGAAGCGTTCTTGTATAAAACGGACCTGCTCTCTCTCATTTATGAACCTTCCCCCGAAAAGGATCTGCGCCATATGTAGCTCCGACTCATTAAATTTTATGATATCCGCCCGTTCCATCAGATTTGCCAAAAGGCTCTTATCAAAGAAAGGAGGGCGGAGATTGATGTCAAATACCTTTATCGCATCGCTTTCCAGAAATTTGAACAGCGTTTCCCTGGAAAGCGTATTTCTGGAAGCCAGGCTTCCGTATACAAAATATGTGGATGATTTCAGTGCGCTATCGATCATGGACTGGTGATCGATAAAATCCCATGCCACGGGAAACACGATTTCATAGGAAACCTCATTTCTGCTGCCCACACGGGCAATCACTTCACTGGTAGGGTGGATCGTATCGCGTTGAAGGAGGCTTTTGTTAATTTGCCAGCCATCAAGCAAACGTTCCAGTTTCACTCCGTTTTCATCATCTCCGATTTTACTGATGATACTACTGGACAGTCCAAGCTTATTGAGGTGATAGGCAACATTTAGCGGTGCACCACCTGGCATGCGCCCATCAGGCAGCACATCCCATAATATTTCGCCAAAGCATATAGCAGGTGTGATCATATTCTTGTCTTTCTTTTTTATTTAGTGCATTACAATTCCGGTCTCTATCTGCTCCAGAGATTTCCCCTTTGTCTCAGGCATCATCTTCCAAACGAATACCAGCTGCAATACCATCATGGCACAGAAAAAGAAAAATATGTTTGCACCTCCAAATGACTCTGCCAGATAGGGAAAGCAGAATGCAATTAGTGCTGCCATAACCCAATGGGTAGAACTGCCGAGTGTTTGCCCCTTTGCTCTGACCTGATTTGGAAAGATCTCGGAAATGAATACCCAGATTACTGCCCCCTGCGAAAAAGCAAAGAAAGCAATGAAGAGCATTACGTAAATCGGGATCTCAAACCCGCTTGATGAACCACCCAGAAATGCAACTGCAACAAGTCCAAGAGAAATAATCAGTCCGAAAGAACCAATCAGCATCAGTGTTTTTCTCCCAACTTTATCTATAATATTGATCGCAAGAAGCGTAAATATAAAATTGACCATTCCGATACCGACAGTTGATAAAAGGGAAGAATGCGCACCAAGCCCTGCCATTTCAAAAATTCTGGGTGCATAATAGATAATGGCATTTATGCCAGATACCTGATTGAAGAAGGCAAACAGCACGGCCAGGATAACAGGCCTGTTGTATTTTCCTGAAAAAAGTCCATCAGAAGATTTATCCTGTTGCATATCCTGTCCGGATTTCTGTATAGCGGCGAGCTCATCATCGCAGTTTAACGGATTTATGATGCGCAGGATTTCCAATGCTTTATCATACGCACCACGCTTAAGTATAAGCCATCTTGGACTTTCGGGAATAAAGTAGATCAGCACAAGGAATATTATGGATGGAAATGCCTGAACACCAAGCATCCATCTCCAGGATGCCTCTCCTCCCTGGCTTAGCAAATAGTTTGAAAGATAGGATATCAATATTCCCAGTACCACATTGAACTGGAAAAGCCCTACAAGCCGACCCCTTCTATGTGCCGGAGATACCTCTGAAATATAAATGGGTGCAGTAACAGAAGATATCCCCACACCTAAACCACCCAAAAAGCGGAATGCTAGAAAGATATACCAATTATCTGCCAGTGCGGTACCAAGAGAGGAAAGTAAGTATGCCGCAGCTACGAAATAAAGTGTATTTTTTCTTCCGAAATAATCAGATGGCCGGGATCCTACCAGGGAGCCAATTACTGTACCGATAAGTGCAATAGATATGGTAAGTCCATGCGAAAATGCTGAAAGGTTCCAAAACTGTTGAATGGATTTTTCAGCACCTGATATAACGGCTGTATCGAATCCAAACAGAAAGCCGCCTAGGGCTACGACCATGGACCAAGCCAGGACGGAATGTTTTTTCATAAGGGTTTATTTATTGGTTAAGGATTGCAAGTTGGTCAAAAACAGGAAGGGAGGATAACAAATCTGTTCCAAAAAAATACAATCTTGACACACCATACAAAACGCTGATTATCAAATAATTAAAATTTATTATTTTTACCTGATGTGATGTGGTTACACTTTTGAAACATCAATATTAAGGTTTTGATGCATCTGTACCTTTCATCCTCCCACCCGCAGCCGAGCGCCAATTCCTTAAAGTTTCAAATTTGATTATCTTTAGCATTATTTCTTACAAACAGGATCCTAACCAGATACAACCGGTGCCAGACACTGCCCTTATTAAAATGATAGATATGACCGCAAGACTTCACTTCCTTCATAGGATACTTATACTGGTCACCCTAACAGCTATTCTTTGTGGCTGTAGCGACAAGAAAAAGGAAGCAAAATACGTTATAGGCTTTTCACAATGCGTTGGCTCGGACCTGTGGCGGAAAACCATGCTGGAAGAGATGAAAATGGAGCTTTCGCTGCATCCTGGTGCTACATTGGTATATAGAGATGCAAACAACAGCAATAGCAAACAAATCTCACAAGTCGGGGAACTATTAAAAATGAATATTGACCTGTTGATTATATCTCCTAACGAAGCCAGGCCGCTCACTCCAATCGTAGAACAGGCTTATAATAGTGGTATCCCTGTGGTTATTATCGATAGGAAAACATCATCTTCGGCTTATACGGCTTATGTAGGTGCAGACAATTATCAGATTGGCAAGATGGCTGGGCAGTATGTATCCGGTCTGCTCAAAGGGAAAGGAAATATTCTGGAAATCATGGGACTTCCCGGCTCCTCTCCCACAATAGAGCGCCAGAGAGGATTTGCCGAAGGACTCCAAAAATCCGCTAATATTAGAATTTCGAATCAGATCTATGGCGATTGGTTAAAATCGCACGCTATTGATGAACTGCTGAAAATGAAGGAGGCATTGCGTAGCACAGACCTAATTTTTGCGCACAATGACCAGATGGCCTCAGCAGCCAGGGAAGCGTTGGATAAACTCGGAATAAAAAAGAAGGTGACCATTATTGGAATAGATGCACTACCCGGACAAGGAGGCGGCCTCCTGATGATTGATGGCAAAGTAATAGATGCCAGCATGCTTTATCCAACGGGAGGCAAAGAGGCAATTTCGACAGCATTCCGTATCCTTGGAAAAGAATCCATCCTCAAAGAAAATATCCTTCAGTCTGTGGTCATAGATTCATCGAATGTTCAGCTTATGAAACTGCAGTGGAGCAAATTTAGCAGCCAGCAGAGAGATATCGAACGGCAGCAATCGCTCCTGGCTGAACAACGTTCTTTGTTTGACAACCAACAGCTTACATTAAACATCACCGTGGTTACCCTGGTGCTCTCTGTGGTTTTCGGAGGACTGGCTTTTTTCTCCCTACTGGAAAACAGGAAAATCAACAAAAGCCTGGAGGCGAATAACCTGGAAATTCTTAACCAGCGCAATAAACTTATTGAGATGTCTGAAAAGGCTAAAGAGGCGACAGAGGCCAAACTGAACTTCTTCACCAATATATCTCATGAATTCCGCACTCCACTTACCTTGATACTCTCTCCCCTGGAAGATCTGCTTAATAATGAAAAAATTAACGCGCTTGCAGGAAAAAACCTGAAACTGATCAATAAAAATGTTTTTCGCCTGCTGCGCCTGATCAACCAGCTCATTGAGTACAGGAAGATTGAGTATGGTAAGATGCGCATAAGATCAACATCGAACAATATTATAGATTTCATTGCAGACATCATTGAGACCTTTCAGCTCGCTGCAAAAAAACAGAACATAGACCTCAGACTTTTCACTAAAGAATCGGATATAACAGTATGGTTTGACGTGAACATGTTTGATAAGGTAATTTTTAACCTGATATCTAACGCATTAAAATTTACGCCAGCCAATGGAACGGTTCACGTTACAGTGAGTAAAGACGATGCTCATATCTATATCAATAGTGGAGGACAATGGACCTGGAATGGATCAGGAAGAAATCCTCCATATATTTGAACATTTTTATCAAGCAGACTCGAATGCTAGAAAAGGATCTGGATTGGGCCTTTCTCTTTCGAAAGAACTGATGAATCTTTTACATGGAGACCTAACCGTAGAAAGCCGGAAATGGCAGGGTACTATCTTTACCGTCACCCTCCCCCTTGGATCATCACACCTTCGGGAAGAAGAGAAGCATACCCAACAAGCGGAAAGAGAAGAACTTTATGAAAATGCGAAAATCTATACGAGCGAACTAGAGCATCTCAAGAGAGAAAAGAACCATGATTTGTTGCGTGAATTAAAGGAACGGTCGGTATTAATAATTGAAGACAATGCAGACCTTCTGCACTATCTGGCTGAGAAACTTGATGAGGAATACGAGGTATTTATTGCAAATACGGGAGAGAGCGGGATCACTTCTGCCTACGAGCAGGTACCAGATCTGATCATCTGCGATGTGGTACTGCCAGATCTTTCCGGAAAGAAAATTACAGAGAAGCTCAAATCCGACATCCGTACATCCCATATCCCCATCATCCTGCTCACCGCACAGGGCAGTGTAGAACAGCAGATCAATGGCTTCGAGAGTATGGCAGATGCCTATATCGTAAAACCTTTCAATTATGAATATTTACTGGCGACTGTGCGGAACCTGATGAAAAACAGACTCCTGCTAAAGTCTCATTACACAAGCGACATCAGTTCTGGAAACAGGCAACCTATTTCAAAAAGTCTGGATAAAAAATTTGTAAATGATTTTTCAGGTCTCGTAGAGCAGAACCTAAGCAATGAAAACTTCAGTGTAGAGGAGATTAGTAAAGCCCTGGGGGTTTCAAGGGTGCAGCTATACAGAAAAGTAAAGGCCTTGCTGGATTGCAGTGTAACCGACTACATCATAAACAGAAGGCTAAAAAAGGCAAAATTTCTATTGATCAATGAAAGGTATACAATCGCAGAAATCACCTATATGGTCGGATTCTCCTCACCAAATTACTTTTCGACGGTATTCAAATCGAAATATGGCATGAGGCCAAGTGAGTTTAAGAGAAACCAATTCCCAACCCAATAGCCAAACGAGAAAATGAGTTCCATTTCACCTGCAGACTTAGCGCCTGTTTTAATTTATTAAAAATTATTAGTACGTCAGTCTGTCCAAAGGACTCCTGTGGAGAACGTAGTCGAAGATCCGTTTTTCGATAATTAAAAGTACTTCGACTCCGCTACCATTGACAGATTCAAAAGAAAGGTCGTCATTGCGAGGAGGAACGACGAAGCAATCTTTCTTGCTAGTGATCCCTTCGATAAAGATTGCTTCGTCGGCTGAAAAAGCCTTCTCGCAATGACGATTCCCCGCAGCTTACAATACGCTAAAAATCCTTATATCATTTATATTGAGTTTTATACAATAAATTACCCTCAGGGTGACAAAAACGTTAGATAAGTAAAATAATTGTATCAAACTTTAAATTGGCTCTTAAACTATTTTAATTATAAACCATTAGTTCCCGATCGAACATAAACTGAAAATACTGTCTTTATTTTACCGTCCAATACGGCGAATCTGTTCTGGCGGTTAAAAGATAATCCTCAATTTTCTTTACAATATCAGGATGGGCAGCAGCCACATCATTGGTTTCGCCAATATCCGTTTTAATGTCGTAAAGTTCGAGTTTATGATGTCTTCTCACCCCTTTCCACCGACCATAACGCACGCCCTGCTCAAAGCCCAATTCAAAAAATTCCCAATATAGAAAGCGGTCGGTTTTAACCTTATCACCCTTGATAACCGGGTATATACTAGCACCGTCTGTACGAAATCCAGTAGTTTTACCGGCAATCTCTCCAAAAGTGGGCATAATGTCGGGGAAATAGCCCGGCACATCGCTCGTTTTCGGCGCATTTTTAATAAAGGGCGCCCATGCAATAAATGGAATCCTGATCCCTCCATCGTACATATCCCTTTTGTACCCTTTAAGTTTACCGTTCGAGTCAAAGAATTCGGATACCGCTTTCAGCTGACTGGTCGGCTCCGACCTTGGGCCGTTATCTGATGCAAAGAATACAATCGTATTCTCAGACAGGCCACTTTTGATCAGGTAATCTTTTATTTTACCTACCGACTGGTCTAAATAGTACACCATAGCTGCATAAGTCTTCATATCTTCCGGCCAGTTTTTATTCTTATAGATGGCCTGGTCCGGAACATCCAGCGGTGAATGCGGATTATTAAAGTTCAGCATTAAAAAGAAAGGCTTTTTGTTATCTTTTTGGCTTTTCAGGTAAGCCAGTGCTTCATCTGTACAGATATTGGTTTCATAATAGCCCTTTTTTGCATTCGTATTAGGTTCAACTGTTACGAGTTTTCCATTAATGTAACGGTGATCAGGCCAATAGGTGCTTGCGTAAGTTGAGGGAATATTGATCAGCCATCCCGAAAATTTGTCGAAGCCCCTTTGTAAAGGTGTAGCGAGCGAATCATATCCATCCACATGCCATTTTCCAACCAGCGAAGTATTATATCCTGCATCCTGCATCAGGTTTCCTATCGTGTAATCATCCTTGGTAAGATTGGCCCGGTACACC from Flavobacterium sp. W4I14 includes these protein-coding regions:
- a CDS encoding fructan beta-fructosidase (product_source=KO:K03332; cath_funfam=2.115.10.20,2.60.120.560; cleavage_site_network=SignalP-noTM; cog=COG1621; ko=KO:K03332; pfam=PF00251,PF08244; smart=SM00640; superfamily=49899,75005), coding for MKNKFIRSIFFLLFCLFSVGSKAQSTGGEKYRPAFHFSPKAHWMNDPNGMVYSNGVYHLFFQYHPGGTTWGPMHWGHATTQDFLHWEEKPIALYPDSLGTIFSGSIVIDKDNTAGFGKNAMVAIFTHHNQKIEEVKTGLHQYQSIAYSNDEGKTWTKYKGNPVLPNPGISDFRDPKVMWYEQGKKWIMTLATKDRITFYSSPDLKAWKRESDFGANLGAHGGVWECPDLFPLKSNGKTVWVLLVSINPGGPNGGSATQYFTGNFDGNKFVPNSTKEKWVDYGTDNYAGVTWSNTGDRKIFLGWMNNWQYANQVPTKAWRGAMTIARDLSLASVDGDYYLGSLPVKEISSSLKPVYKKGPVTIDKEIDLSAYAKPLDGKFKLDLSLENANDLNIILSNVSGQKLIIGYDKKNNSYFIDRTLSGETSFEKGFAKKHSAPRLLADKKINISLILDVASIELFADNGLTVMTDIFFPDSAIEKIKIQSSGVSRLSSLSLSNIDEKQLK
- a CDS encoding TonB-linked SusC/RagA family outer membrane protein (product_source=TIGR04056; cath_funfam=2.170.130.10,2.60.40.1120; cleavage_site_network=SignalP-noTM; pfam=PF00593,PF07715,PF13715; superfamily=49452,56935; tigrfam=TIGR04056), whose protein sequence is MRKIFLTWLFACMVMGLAFGQTRVISGVVTDNESIPLEAVTIVIVGTQKTVTTDANGSFKIEASAGQSLRFIYIGAEPLTIPITAESANLKVKLDIAINKLNEVVVTGYQKERKKDITGAVNVVDVSKIRDIPSGNAVKSLQGRVPGVLITTDGSPTGQATVRIRGIGTLGNNDPLYVIDGVPTKNGLEQLNQNDIESIQVLKDASSATIYGSRAANGVIIITTKKAKKGYSKIDFNASTSIQNYATKLKTLNAEERGRAYWQAAVNDKANPNNNQIYQYDWNNNINNPVLNRVIFPEYIDAAKTMKPADTYWFDEIAQNSIIQSYDAALSNGGERGNSLFSVGYYDNKGIVKESRSRKYTARFNSDYNYLDGKLKIGENFSASYIKNAQIPTSDILFASLVQQPIVPVYTTSGGWGGPAAGMTDRQNPVRLIEDNKQNTYNFYRFFGNAYADYQIVPGLNFRTNFGVDYNGSYQRLLKKSYVSGFLADPANQVSNSQTYQGNIIWQNTLNYKITREKHNLEILAGQEYIKNISQEFSASRQGLALENIDYAYLNVGSTNTLNGGSGAGNKLLSYFGKVNYSYNDRYIASVTLRRDGSSRFGKDNRYGTFPAFSLGWRMSEEKFIKDLGLFSDLKLRYGWGRSGNQEIPNNATSSLYSAIYGTDPTWDFDKGTAYDITGGGTGQLPSGFAFIQQGNDNLKWESLRESNFGLDFGLWNNKLTGSVDYFIKKTSDILISPAYLAVLGDGGNRYSNGASLQNKGLDAILTYEDKIGDDFSFSLTGNFSLYRNKVTYLPKDVLASYPGNGTDKNVLGRPINSYFGYVADGLFTSQAEVDAYASQPGKGLGRIKYKDLNNDGVINDLDRDFIGDNSPKFTYGLNVSLSYKNFDMSFFLQAINVDVVNDFKTYTDFSSLWTGTNWGSRTLDAWSPSNPASTIPALTLVDRNNEGRFSTYFIENGSYLKLRNLQVGYNLKKALNMKIQNFRIFVQGSNLFTIKSKSFTGTDPEIPNYGFPVPVVGTLGVNITL
- a CDS encoding hypothetical protein (product_source=Hypo-rule applied; cleavage_site_network=SignalP-noTM; ko=KO:K21572; pfam=PF07980,PF14322; superfamily=48452) gives rise to the protein MKKLIYTLAFFATLFFSCEKALDEPAQGVVSGDDLNTPENIDKMVIAAYSALGNDHYTSPYSSMWPYGSVRGGDTYKGGDGPGDLSEFHLFETFSLNRPDNGLIDQLWSRLYVGVGRANDALRRVDAMSATEYPNKVQRQGELRFLRGHFYFLLKILFKYVPFIDENMAKADYPSISNKALSNDALWTKIADDFRAAVTALPIDQNDKGRVNKNVAKAYLAKVLLYQAYTQSENNAVSGIDAAKLNEINTLCDEIIASGKFSLSTDYASNFLAASDNGPESVFAIQYSKDDGTPKGRLDYGHALNYPMNQEYGCCGFNVPSHDLINAFKTGTDGLPLFSTYNNTDAAASLDFQSSSFDPRLDHTVAKPGAPFKYKPAFVFQRSWSRAPAIYDAFASMKEAVLPDDASFQKVPPFIGSSKNWEIIRYSDVLLWKAEALIELGRPLEAVPLINQVRNRANLSRNLLKNAAGNPTSNYNVQLYQPGVNCTWTQDFARQALRFERRLEFATEGYHFFDLVRWGVAAQTMNAYFTVEKSRVAHLSDARFTAGRDEYFPIPLNQINFSSGVYKQNNGW